The window AGGCGGGCGCGCAGGTGCTTCAGCTCTTCGACTCCTGGGCGGGGGCGCTGGCGCCGGCGGAGTACCGGCGCGCCGTCCTGCCCTGGAGCCGGCGCATCGCCGAGGCGGTGGGCCGCCTGCGCACGCCGGAGGGCGAGCCGGTGCCGCTCATCCACTTCGTCACGCCGACGGCGGGCCTGCTGGAGCTGGTGGCCGAGGCGGGCGGCGACGTCATCGGCCTCGACTGGCGCATCGACCCGGGCGATGCGCGGCGGCGGCTGGGCGAGGGGCGGGCGCTGCAGGGCAACCTCGACCCGCTCCTGCTGGTCGAGGCGCCGCCCGAGCTGCTGGAGGCGCGCGTGGCGGAGATCCTCCGGGCGGCGGGGCCGCGCGGCCACGTCTTCAACCTGGGGCACGGCGTCGACCCGGCGACGCCGCCCGAACACGTGGCCTGGCTGGTGGAGGCCGTCCACCGCCTGGGCCCTCGGGGAGGTGGCGAGCGTTGAGCGGGCGCGGGCTGCGGGAGGGGCGCTGGGGTGTCATCCTGCTGGGGTTCGGCGGGCCGGAGCGGCCGGAGGAGGTGCCGGCCTTCCTGAGGAAGCTGCTGCGCCGCGAGCCGCCCCCCGCCCTGGAGGCGGAGGTGGGCGAGCGCTACCGGCGCTTCGGCGGCTCGCCGCTGCCGGCCGTCACGCGGCGGCAGCGCCAGCTGCTCGCCGCCGAGCTGGAGCGGCGCGGGCTCCGGTGGCCGGTGGAGGCGGGCATGGCCTACGCCGAGCCCTCGATCGAGGAGGGCCTGCGCAGGCTGGCGGAGCAGGGGGTGGAGCGGCTCCTCCTGCTCAGCCTCACCCCCTACCGCTCGGCGGTCAGCGTGGACGAGTACGAGCGGGCGGCGCTGGAGGCGCTCCGCCGCCTGGAACTGCCGCTGGAGCCGGTGCGGGTGCCGCCCTGGCACGAGCACCCGCTCTACCTGGGCGCGCTGGCGGAGCGACTCCGCGAGGCGCTGGAGGAGGTGCCGCCAGAGGAGCGCGAGGGGGTGCCCGTCGTCTTCAGCGCTCACAGCCTCCCCCGCTCCATGGTGGAGGGGGGCGACCCCTACGTGCGGCAGCTGGAGGCCACCATCCGCGGCCTCAACCGCCTGCTCGGGCCGCTCAACTGGCGGCTGGGCTTCCAGAGCCGCGGGCGGGCCAGCGCCGAGCCCTGGCTGGAGCCGGACGTGCTGCGCCTCCTGGAGGAGCTCCGCCTCCAGGGGCACCGGCGGGTGGTGGTCGACCCCATCGGCTTCCTGGCCGACCACCTGGAGACGCTCTACGACAACGACGTGGAGCACCGCGAGCGGGCCGCCGAGCTGGGGCTGGCCTTCCACCGCGTCCGCTGCCTCAACGACTCGCCGGCGCTGATCCGGCTGCTGGCCGAGGTGGCGGTGGCGGCCGCCGCGGCCGCGCCGGCGGGGGAGGGGGGAGCGTGAGCGCGGCGGCGAGCGCAGCCGGGCGGGCGCGGGCGGTGGTGGTGGGCGGCGGCGTCGCCGGCCTGGCGGCCGCCCTGGAGCTGCGCGCCCGCGGCCTGGAGGTGCTCCTCCTGGAGGCCGGGCCGCGCCTGGGCGGCAAGGTGCGGAGCGAGCGGGTGGACGGCTTCCTCCTCGAGTACGGTCCCGACTCCTTCGTCACCTACAAGCCCGGCGTGGTGGAGATGGCCCGCCGCCTGGGCCTGGAGGGGCGCATGATCCCCACCGAGCCCGGCCCCGGCTCCTTCATCTGGTCGCGGGGCCGCCTGGAG is drawn from Bacillota bacterium and contains these coding sequences:
- the hemH gene encoding ferrochelatase, encoding MSGRGLREGRWGVILLGFGGPERPEEVPAFLRKLLRREPPPALEAEVGERYRRFGGSPLPAVTRRQRQLLAAELERRGLRWPVEAGMAYAEPSIEEGLRRLAEQGVERLLLLSLTPYRSAVSVDEYERAALEALRRLELPLEPVRVPPWHEHPLYLGALAERLREALEEVPPEEREGVPVVFSAHSLPRSMVEGGDPYVRQLEATIRGLNRLLGPLNWRLGFQSRGRASAEPWLEPDVLRLLEELRLQGHRRVVVDPIGFLADHLETLYDNDVEHRERAAELGLAFHRVRCLNDSPALIRLLAEVAVAAAAAAPAGEGGA